TTTCTGAAAACCCGGTTCTCTCGGTTTCGAAGAGGCATACAAAAATGTTGAACCACGAACTTACCTCAACCGAGGTATTATTATTGACGCTCCCTGGAGAAGACATCTTTCTTCTCCGGGAGCGCCGCCCAAACGCAGATTCATACCGATCCAAACACGGGCAGATGGACACTATTCAATTTTTACGGTGACATGCCGTTTTTTGGCATCTTCGGTCTTGGGCAGCTTAACTTCCAGAATCCCATCCTTAAACGTGGCCTTCACTTTGTCCGTTTTCACGGCACAAGGCAATTGCAGACTCCTGGAAAAAGACCCGTAGGCTCGTTCGGAGTAAGTATAGTCTTCTTCCTTAACCTCCTCTTCTTTTTTCTTTTCTCCGGAGATGGTCAGCATGGAATCCGTCAAATCAATCTTGAGGTCTTCTTTGGAGAGACCTGGCACTTCGGCCTTCAGCACGACTTCCTCCTTCCCTTCATACAAATCAACGGCAGGAACTCGCACGTGCAATGATTCGCCCAGCAACGCTCGTGACGGCCGGACCATACCAGGCATGGATGGCCATAACCCTGAAAAGGGACGCCCCCAA
The Nitrospiraceae bacterium DNA segment above includes these coding regions:
- a CDS encoding Hsp20/alpha crystallin family protein, producing the protein MAHLVVEKDKKEVAPVQKGELARQGEFDRWLDRMEQMMTEVWGRPFSGLWPSMPGMVRPSRALLGESLHVRVPAVDLYEGKEEVVLKAEVPGLSKEDLKIDLTDSMLTISGEKKKEEEVKEEDYTYSERAYGSFSRSLQLPCAVKTDKVKATFKDGILEVKLPKTEDAKKRHVTVKIE